The sequence TGAAGTCCAAGATCTGGTTGAAATCGTCGCTGAAGCACAGGCTATCCAGGTAGCGCTGCTCCATGAAGCCGGCCCGGTTCATCGCCACGAGCTGGTCGCGGAGGGGATCGTAAAAGCCGTCCAGGTTGTAGAAGGCGACCGGCTTGGCGTTGTCGCCGAGGGTAATCCAGGACGCCGCCTGACTGATCTCCTCAAGGGTCCCCAGGCCACCGGGCAGGGCCAGCATCCCGTCGGCCAGCTGCATCATTTCCTTCTTGCGCGTGTCCATGTCCGGCACCACCCGCAGATCGGCGATGGCGTCAAAGGTGACGCCGCGACTGGCCAGCTGCTTGGTGATGATGCCGTGCACGGTCCCGTCGTGGTCGAGGACGCCCCGGGCCACGGCGCCCATCATTCCGTATTGGCCACCACCGTAGACCAGGTCAATCTGGTGCTGGGCCATCTTAGTGCCGATCTGTTCGGCAATCTTTTCGTAGTCGGGATTCTTTCCGGCACGCGAACCACAGTAAACTGCTAGTTTTTTAATCATTATCTTTCCCCATCCTTTGCATGGCCGCCACCTGTTGTTGAATCGTCGTGGCGGCCGTTTTAATTCCGGCCTCTTCAACCGGGTAGAGCTTCAGTAACAAGAGGTTGCCCACGCCCTGGCAACCGATCAGGGCCGGGAAGCTGACGTAGGTCGAGTATTGTGGCTGGTAGATGGCCACCGGCAGGGCCAATTGCTCATCGGTCAGGATCGCGCTGATGATCCGCTGGGTCCAGGCGCAGGCCGCGTGGGCGTTGTACCCCAGCCCCTGCAGCGAGTACCAGTTGCTCAGGTCGGCGTTGACCTTCAGGCGCGATTGGTCGAGTTTGCGGCCGTTGATCGTCGCGTCCAGTGGCTGGCCATTGACCCGAACCGTCGACCAGGCAAAGACCTGCTGGCCGTCGTGCTGGCCGTAGACGAAGCCCCCCACGTTGGTCGGCGATAGCTTGGCGGCGGTGGCCACGGCACGGTGGAGACGAGCCGTGTCGAGGACGGTTCCAATCCCCAGCACTTGCTTGGCCGGCAGGAGCACCCGCTGCTGCAGGTAGGCCGTCACCGCCTCGTTCGGATTAGCTAGGTTGACGATGACACCCGCGAAGCCGCTCGCGTGAATTTGCGGGGCAATCGCATCCACCAGCTCCCGGTTGGTAGTCAACTCCGCCATCGGTTCTTCCTGGATCAGCTGGCTGTTGCCGGCCGCCACCACCAGCACTTGAGCATCTTTCAGGGCCGCGTAGTCCTGGATGACAATCTGGGGCTGGTGGGCCAGGGCAACCGCGGCATCCGCCAGGTCGCTCTGCAGGCCCAGCGCCAGCTGATCATCTTGATCGATCAGGACCAGCTCGTCAACTGCTTCCGTCACAAGAAGCTGGTGGGCGAGCAACCGACCTACGTGGCCCAGCCCAATAATTCCAATTTTTCGCATTTTTATCACCTTTATTTCCCGGGTAATTAAAGGAGCATCGTGGCCACTTGCTGCCACGATGCTCCTCCCTTTACTTATTTGTTGATTTCTAATGGTTCTTCTTGGAACGCCCGGGCCTCTGGAAAGGCGTCCAAAACGAACTTCCTGACATCCTTGTTACTGAGATCAAGGTCTTCATCGGGCTGGTAGATCTCCTGGTGGTCGTCCACGCTCAGGACAACCTTGTCATCCTCCAGCAGGACCGAGATGCCGAGCTCGATGCCCGCCCGAATCAAGCGCTGAACGTCATCCGAGTAGGTGTCGCTGATCGCCTGCAGTGGGTGCTGGTAACCGATGTTAGCGGTGTAGCGGTCGTTGGCGATCTTCAAGCCAAATGACAGCAGGTTGCCGTTTTCGATCTGGTCGGCCAGTTGCCCACTGATCGTCAGGCTCGGATCATCAATCCGCCGTTGGGCAAAGGTCAGGGCCAGACGGTATTCCCGTGGGGCGTTGAATTCCGCCACGAAGGTCTGCAGCTCGGCCATCAATTGGTTGGCGGCTTCCTTCATCCAGTCCGCCTCTTCCTGCGGCTTCTGCAGGGCCACCTCGTTGTTCTGCTTCCGAGCCTCAGCCAGCCGATGAGCTAAGTTATCCGGCAGTGGCGAAACAATGCTGTCGAGCAGGAGCAATTCCAGGAAGTTGATCGTGTCGTCACTGATCCCCGTCCGGGACAGCGGGTCGAGGTCGAAGTTCCGGAACTCGATGTAGTTGATCCCGTTCTTGAGGATCCCCATCAGGTCGTTGTTGTCGTGGTTGTGACGCCGCATCCGCACTGGCCCGAAGAATTCTTTCAGGCTGTAGAAGGAGCCATTGTCGATGTAATTTTGGAGCTCCGTAAAGTGCTCCTCCAGGGAATTATAGGTGACCTGTTCCGTCGCCAGGTTGTCATCCCCGTAGTTGCTGCAGCGCAGGCTCCGAACCGGCAGTTCGAGGTCATCCGGGAAGCTGTGTGGCATGTCCTCGGTGACCGGGCTGGCACCGAAGAGGTAGGTGAAGAGCCACTGGTAGAGGTAGAAGCTCTGAGCCAGCTTAAAGTAGAGATGGTTCTGGAAGTCAACCAGGCTGTCGTAACGATCCGTGTAGAAGCGCTGATAGAGTTCCTTGACCAGATCACTGTTGAGGCTGAAGTTGACGTGGACGTCCCCTAAGATTTCCTGGGCGATTCCGTACTTCTTGCCGAGGTAGTCGTGGTTGGCCTGGTCCCAGGGCTTGGTAAAGGCCGTCTTCAGGTAGTCCAGGTCATTCTGGTAGAGCGGCGCCGGGGCCATGCTCAGTGGCCACAGGCGCTCGTCGCTGTGCAGCTGGGCAATCATGATCTGCTCCAAAACCTTCAGGTGACGCACGGCCCGCTTGCTCCCAACAACCGGGGCCGTCTCAAAGTCAATCATGTCATCAGTGTAGCCCGAATTTAGGTAAACATTATGTTTTCGAGAACGCAGATTAGCTGGATATGGGTAGCGGCTCGCCCGCCCGTTCGTCAGCACCCGATGCTTCTTAACCTCTAGTCCAAAGCGACAGGCAAACATCTGGGCATTTAGTGCCGGCTCCTTTAATGCCGCCTTGATCGCATCGTATTTTCCAGTCATCGCCTTCACACCCCCATCTTTTTATCTCGCAATCCACTCTAACACTTTTGGGACATAATGAGCAAGATTTTAATTTAATTCATCAGCTTTTGGTTGTCTCCCTTTCAACTACCTAAAATCCTAGCTGAGACAAAAAAGGACAGCCGACGTGAAAAAAAGCATCTCACGAGGACTGCCCTAATTATTTACTTGACAATGTAATCCAAAAGTTTAAACATCACTTGCTGATTTTCGGCCGGCACACCATGAGCAATGATCTCCGCCGGCGTCTGGTGAAGGTCGTTGCCTTCGAGCGGATACTGGTCATCGTTGACCGCCATCTCGCGGACGTTGTCGAGCTGTGGTTCGAAGTGGAACTGGAGGCCGATAACGTTTGTGCCGAGCAGGAAGCCTTGGTTCTTCACCAGGTCACTGGAGAAAAGCAGCTGTGCTTCGGCCGGCACCTGGAACATTTCCTCATGCCAATGCAGGGCCACCAGCTTTTCCGGGATTCCCGGGATCACGTCTGACTGCCGGTAGACCGGCGCCCAGCCGATTTCCTTGTGCGGGGCCTTGCCGATCTCGTAACCCAGCGTCTTGGCGATCTGTTGGGCACCGTAGCAGGCCCCGAAGATCGGCCTGCCCTGGTCGAGAAGCTGCTTGATCAGGACCCGCTCCTGCTTGATCCAATCGAGGTCGTCGTTAGGACTCATCGGGCCGCCGA comes from Limosilactobacillus sp. and encodes:
- a CDS encoding TIGR00730 family Rossman fold protein, which produces MIKKLAVYCGSRAGKNPDYEKIAEQIGTKMAQHQIDLVYGGGQYGMMGAVARGVLDHDGTVHGIITKQLASRGVTFDAIADLRVVPDMDTRKKEMMQLADGMLALPGGLGTLEEISQAASWITLGDNAKPVAFYNLDGFYDPLRDQLVAMNRAGFMEQRYLDSLCFSDDFNQILDFMNSYRAPLRRQYK
- a CDS encoding glutamate--cysteine ligase: MTGKYDAIKAALKEPALNAQMFACRFGLEVKKHRVLTNGRASRYPYPANLRSRKHNVYLNSGYTDDMIDFETAPVVGSKRAVRHLKVLEQIMIAQLHSDERLWPLSMAPAPLYQNDLDYLKTAFTKPWDQANHDYLGKKYGIAQEILGDVHVNFSLNSDLVKELYQRFYTDRYDSLVDFQNHLYFKLAQSFYLYQWLFTYLFGASPVTEDMPHSFPDDLELPVRSLRCSNYGDDNLATEQVTYNSLEEHFTELQNYIDNGSFYSLKEFFGPVRMRRHNHDNNDLMGILKNGINYIEFRNFDLDPLSRTGISDDTINFLELLLLDSIVSPLPDNLAHRLAEARKQNNEVALQKPQEEADWMKEAANQLMAELQTFVAEFNAPREYRLALTFAQRRIDDPSLTISGQLADQIENGNLLSFGLKIANDRYTANIGYQHPLQAISDTYSDDVQRLIRAGIELGISVLLEDDKVVLSVDDHQEIYQPDEDLDLSNKDVRKFVLDAFPEARAFQEEPLEINK
- a CDS encoding type 1 glutamine amidotransferase — its product is MRINVLQHTPNEGPGSIQDWAHLHNHEFYVYHPYQFGNLPTADETDLLVILGGPMSPNDDLDWIKQERVLIKQLLDQGRPIFGACYGAQQIAKTLGYEIGKAPHKEIGWAPVYRQSDVIPGIPEKLVALHWHEEMFQVPAEAQLLFSSDLVKNQGFLLGTNVIGLQFHFEPQLDNVREMAVNDDQYPLEGNDLHQTPAEIIAHGVPAENQQVMFKLLDYIVK
- a CDS encoding lactate/malate family dehydrogenase: MRKIGIIGLGHVGRLLAHQLLVTEAVDELVLIDQDDQLALGLQSDLADAAVALAHQPQIVIQDYAALKDAQVLVVAAGNSQLIQEEPMAELTTNRELVDAIAPQIHASGFAGVIVNLANPNEAVTAYLQQRVLLPAKQVLGIGTVLDTARLHRAVATAAKLSPTNVGGFVYGQHDGQQVFAWSTVRVNGQPLDATINGRKLDQSRLKVNADLSNWYSLQGLGYNAHAACAWTQRIISAILTDEQLALPVAIYQPQYSTYVSFPALIGCQGVGNLLLLKLYPVEEAGIKTAATTIQQQVAAMQRMGKDND